One genomic region from Magallana gigas chromosome 3, xbMagGiga1.1, whole genome shotgun sequence encodes:
- the LOC105330422 gene encoding protein immune deficiency: protein MKTVKSECLMMSKRSKTTRVDAGRSVAEAMKQVERAMRHVKIATGGIENFDFGDGAMGSTSEDSRDSSKGTEARINKDGSIKVEKGFLGKKTSIHIHSSKNVQIGDNNVMVINQTSKPRKGRRRDDSSSDSDDSEDDIVKPTKAAPQISDICQTILTSSRLVNDQDVRRATTLIGKSWRRVGRELRLREADMEQIYAQHFREEGIQGVAHHMFTKWRQSSDKQATIGVLTSALVKVTPAVDIQVNFEP from the exons ATGAAAACTGTTAAAAGTGAATGTTTGATGATGTCAAAGCGAAGCAAAACCACTCGGGTGGACGCAGGAAGAAGCGTTGCTGAGGCAATGAAACAG GTGGAAAGAGCCATGAGACATGTGAAGATTGCTACTGGTGGAATTGAGAACTTTGATTTTGGAGATGGTGCAATGGGTTCCACTTCTGAAGACAGTCGAGACAGCTCAAAGG GCACAGAGGCAAGAATAAATAAAGATGGGTCAATCAAAGTAGAGAAAGGCTTCCTTGGAAAGAAAACTTCTATCCACATACATAGTTCCAAAAATGTTCAGATTGGAGACAATAATGTGATGGTGATAAATCAAACATCCAAGCCACGAAAAGGAAGGCGGAGAGATGACTCAAGTTCAGATTCTGATGATTCTGAGGATGATATAGTCAAACCAACAAAGGCAGCTCCACAAATCTCCGACATCTGTCAGACAATACTAA CTTCCAGCAGACTGGTGAATGACCAGGATGTACGGAGAGCCACCACTCTGATAGGAAAGTCCTGGAGGAGAGTAG GTCGAGAACTCAGGCTTAGAGAAGCAGACATGGAGCAGATTTATGCACAGCATTTCCGGGAGGAAGGCATTCAAGGGGTGGCCCATCATATGTTTACCAAATGGAGACAGTCAAGTGATAAACAAGCAACGATAGGAGTTCTGACCTCAGCCCTTGTAAAGGTCACACCTGCTGTAGACATTCAAGTGAACTTTGAACCATGA
- the LOC105330424 gene encoding G-protein coupled receptor dmsr-1 → MTSSDMDNATNSCLLSRQCDDQVGLHAYACVVNRIYGYLILVLGCFGIPTNIVNIAILTHKSMRSPVNNILTGIAISDLITMVIIVPYGVHFYITNGLDITENKYTYEWSLFLEIYAMVTITTQTVSIWLGVCLSFFRYIYIKTMGCGRYNIDTKTSCILVIFIFLIIIAVFTPVYNSASIKSMSCVDEVRNTTVSYYRIAPLMSSDFLTHAYSMWIYVIIGKWIPCFLITLFGGCLLHSLQENTRRTIHLHGSHATSRLQQHRRTTTMLLIIILMYIVASLPQSILLIIAFADKTFFENEYALLGDSIDILSMINNSINFVLYCAMSRQFRDLLRQCVCQYFALPQQDAKSYNTASHLLSQNNLHSKVFAMNEIKKQDSPLLDRLSKPVEKGF, encoded by the exons ATGACAAG TTCTGACATGGACAACGCAACGAATTCCTGTCTACTTAGCAGACAATGCGATGACCAGGTTGGCTTACATGCTTACGCATGCGTTGTCAACAGGATTTATGGATACCTGATCCTAGTTCTCGGTTGTTTTGGCATTCCTACTAACATTGTAAACATTGCCATCCTCACCCACAAATCAATGCGCTCACCCGTCAACAACATCCTGACAGGGATTGCTATAAGCGACCTCATCACCATGGTAATCATTGTTCCTTATGGAGTCCATTTTTACATCACTAACGGCCTTGACATTACAGAGAATAAATACACATACGAGTGGTCCTTGTTTTTAGAGATATACGCCATGGTTACCATCACTACACAAACAGTGTCGATTTGGCTTGGAGTTTGTTTGTCCTTTTTTCgctatatttacattaaaaccATGGGTTGTGGGCGCTATAACATTGATACAAAGACGTCATGTATCCttgtaatattcatttttttgataataattGCTGTATTTACTCCTGTTTACAATTCTGCTTCAATCAAAAGTATGTCGTGTGTAGACGAAGTAAGAAATACAACGGTTAGCTACTACCGAATCGCGCCTTTAATGAGCAGTGATTTTTTAACGCATGCTTATTCCATGTGGATATATGTCATTATAGGAAAATGGATTCCTTGTTTTCTTATCACCTTATTTGGAGGATGTCTCCTTCATTCCCTACAAGAAAACACACGACGGACCATACATCTGCACGGTTCTCACGCCACCTCGCGGCTCCAGCAGCACCGCCGGACAACCACCATGTTGTTGATTATCATTCTAATGTATATAGTGGCTTCTCTTCCACAGAGTATTTTACTCATCATAGCTTTCGCcgacaaaacattttttgaaaatgagtATGCCCTTCTAGGAGATAGCATCGACATTCTTTCCATGATTAACAACTCCATTAACTTTGTCCTGTATTGTGCAATGAGCCGACAGTTTAGGGACCTTCTCCGGCAATGTGTATGCCAATACTTCGCCCTGCCCCAACAGGATGCAAAGAGCTACAACACCGCTAGTCATCTTTTGTCCCAGAATAACTTACACAGCAAAGTGTTTGCGATGaacgaaataaaaaaacagGACAGTCCTCTTCTTGACAGACTCAGTAAACCAGTGGAAAAAGGCTTCTAA